The following proteins are co-located in the Plasmodium vinckei vinckei genome assembly, chromosome: PVVCY_11 genome:
- a CDS encoding fam-a protein: MNKFYIQTALFILSIFAYANNGALAAEPAPGKDTKDMIILPPVSRYASPEEIYEERKHLICRCHDHTEVVELMNDATKQLEYYATTKDGYEPYLQNPTDSISYYIKKFDNETNIIKVHLNIYNSSQYNAIINRIWNRKAPNIFNKGHVTIGHIYNPNLMFIRQFCEKDSKPYQKYFYAFVSKTEISKDKTIIAMASVDINDRNPSNIEYKNPILERANSFKCTFEIIDDITDEKYITIYVNLSGYLVEKKGDNLEITYIESIKGHSSI; this comes from the exons atgaataaattttatattcaaaccgctttatttattttaagcATTTTCGCATATGCAAATAATGGAGCCCTTGCAGCTGAACCTGCTCCAGGAAAAGATACAAAAGATATGATAATCTTGCCACCAGTAAGTCGTTATGCTAG TCCAgaagaaatatatgaagAAAGGAAGCACTTAATATGTCGCTGTCACGACCATACAGAAGTGGTCGAACTTATGAACGATGCTACAAAACAGTTAGAATACTATGCTACAACCAAAGATGGTTATGAAccatatttacaaaatccTACTGATAGTATATcttattacataaaaaaatttgacaACGAgacaaatattataaaagttcatttaaatatttataattccaGTCAG TATAATGCCATAATAAACAGGATATGGAATCGCAAAGCTCccaatattttcaataaagGCCATGTTACAA tTGGCCATATTTACAATCCAAATTTAATGTTTATTCGCCAATTTTGCGAAAAAGATTCTAAACCCTATCAGAAGTATTTTTATGCTTTCGTTTCAAAGACTGAA aTATCAAAGGACAAAACTATAATTGCCATGGCTTCAGtagatataaatgataGGAACCCTTCCAatatagaatataaaaacccAATATTAGAACGTGCAAATTCATTCAAATGTACCTTTGAAATTATTGATGATATTACagatgaaaaatatataacaatatatgTGAACTTATCTGGATACCtcgttgaaaaaaaaggcGATAATCTTGAAATCACCTATATCGAATCT ATTAAGGGACATTCTTCCATTTAA
- a CDS encoding fam-a protein: MNKIYIKVALALLGIAGYMQNVAFASETDEQNCEEDYLINDNPTPIFEQYENEISEDKVEALAALKYVGQSLNLLEELSRVDVHDYSTDSTESEHIIYNKKIGNMDIGRLDFTIPSASKYVDVVRHYWDFKYEKKPDKKIINAKVARLYCKNLVVFEKHNPDPNYTPPKKIYSLCSRRPYKTICSILAPSRAIKYDGEINKKTELTKVYKKQKPIEFDINPEEALVKLRDNLAGFVIKKGGRFDDKVYVTYINAIYDNGNSTEFADNKRQRDHEYTKILNLAQRIIDDKYDYRPRAGFQSPNKCCLPTF; encoded by the exons atgaataaaatatatattaaggTTGCTTTAGCACTTTTAGGTATCGCAGGATATATGCAAAATGTAGCATTTGCAAGCGAAACTGATGAACAAAATTGTGAGGAAGACTACCTCATCAACGATAATCCAACACCAAt ATTTGAACAATACGAAAATGAGATAAGTGAAGACAAAGTAGAAGCTTTAGCAGCATTAAAGTATGTGGGCCAATCTTTAAATCTTTTAGAAGAACTTTCTCGGGTTGATGTACACGATTACTCGACCGATTCTACAGAAAGTGaacacataatatataataagaaaATTGGAAATATGGACATTGGAAGACTTGATTTTACCATCCCATCTGCCTCTAAA tACGTTGATGTAGTAAGGCATTACTGGGATTtcaaatatgaaaaaaaaccagataagaaaattattaatg CAAAAGTAGCTCGTTTATACTGCAAAAATCTGGTCGTATTTGAAAAACATAACCCAGATCCTAATTATACACCccccaaaaaaatatatagtcTATGCTCAAGACGTCCT TATAAAACAATATGTTCAATTTTAGCTCCTTCAAGAGCTATAAAGTATGACGGTGaaatcaataaaaaaactgaATTGACAAAAGTTtacaaaaaacaaaaaccTATCGAATTTGATATTAATCCCGAGGAAGCATTAGTCAAATTGCGTGATAATCTAGCTGGATttgtaattaaaaaaggtgGCCGTTTTGATGATAAAGTTTATGTTACTTATATCAACGCT ATCTATGATAATGGCAATTCTACCGAGTTTGCCGACAATAAAAGACAAAGAGATCatgaatatacaaaaatccTAAACTTAGCACAACGCATTATAgatgataaatatgattatCGTCCACGTGCAGGTTTTCAAAGCCCTAACAAATGTTGTTTACCcacattttaa
- a CDS encoding CIR protein PIR protein, which yields MAIKTLKTNLQSYGQTLKMCEFLIKGDSYFKGKNVDTTKINKEISIKSYCYNDDCKTNGERINALTVYIYMKFKNSIRATDYNTYDECLLMWLSDKLLKIRNESKEKKVKPPYIDTITLKDAYEKYLKNHKVILDYWTFFDIIKGLKEANLRYMSEFYLLLNRICKTIVDHKDNGAESNNLSKYSKNCLNQYRSLYLSISECDSYLRLLNKLKGIYDDFRSYAITKNSSNNNLATNLKKLTKPNGEEMDAVRYFKPYKIPKKKCYSQKKKPTTPKDSKPNPGPAPQSSEPQQTQTPTPLPGPGPPQAQKKDSSSLPQPPNPPTDNNQKTSPPSASDPALGNNQEDLDKSSKDPSSEQEDLENNKKLLKILIDGQITFEMYRSPFHNVYTEIKKRVNESISSAIEKAHTNYIYISNKINDAIKQLSEQLQKVSTPAKETKDPHDHKKLEHKSPSSSSTDPQTQNSHQTNPSTNISLNGQKDVFTHSNNLMTNSVPDAGIKESTPKVILLGNIFKRGVPTYVKAIVILIPIILLIVYKYLSSGWRKEMKRKKNMKRVINSIVGKKQIQIIIKSSNQKKNTKKSINSVYWEKSPSLNIYKIMQADPVPFINLFFLLIFFVYKRKENSLE from the exons atgGCAATCAAAACTTTAAAAACGAACTTACAATCCTATGGACAAACACTAAAAATG TGTGAATTTCTTATTAAAGGTGATAGTTATTTTAAAGGTAAAAATGTCGATACGACGAAAATTAACAAAGAAATATCCATCAAAAGTTATTGCTATAATGATGATTGTAAAACAAATGGAGAACGTATTAATGCTTTGAccgtatatatatatatgaaattcAAAAATTCAATAAGAGCAACTGATTATAATACGTATGATGAATGCTTATTGATGTGGCTAAGTGATAAATTACTTAAGATACGCAACGAAAGCAAAGAGAAAAAGGTTAAACCCCCCTATATTGATACTATTACTTTAAAAGATGCTTAtgagaaatatttaaagaatCATAAAGTAATATTGGATTATTGGactttttttgatattataAAGGGTTTGAAAGAAGCTAATCTTAGGTATATGAGcgaattttatttattacttaATAGAATATGTAAAACAATTGTAGATCATAAAGATAACGGTGCTGAAAGTAATAATCTTTCTAAATATTCTAAAAATTGCCTTAATCAATATAGAAGCCTTTATTTAAGCATTTCTGAATGCGACTCATATCTTCGTTTattgaataaattaaaaggtATATATGATGATTTTAGAAGTTATGCTATTACGAAAAATAGTTCAAACAATAATTTAGCAactaatttaaaaaaacttaCAAAACCAAATGGAGAAGAGATGGACGCGGTGAGATATTTTAAACCATATAAAATccctaaaaaaaaatgttattcccaaaaaaaaaaacctaCAACCCCCAAAGATTCAAAACCTAATCCAGGACCAGCACCACAATCATCAGAGCCACAACAAACACAAACACCAACACCATTACCAGGACCAGGGCCACCGCAGGCGCAAAAAAAAGATTCATCTTCACTACCACAACCTCCAAACCCACCAACAGATAATAATCAGAAAACATCACCACCATCTGCATCAGACCCAGCTTTAGGAAACAACCAAGAAGATTTAGATAAATCATCAAAAGACCCATCAAGTGAACAAGAAGATTTAGAAAACAACAAAAAACTactgaaaattttaattgatGGTCAAATTACGTTTGAAATGTATCGTTCCCCTTTTCATAATGTATACactgaaattaaaaaaagagtaAATGAAAGTATATCATCAGCTATAGAAAAGGCTCAtactaattatatatatattagtaataaaattaatgacGCTATTAAACAATTAAGTGAACAACTTCAAAAGGTCTCAACACCTGCAAAAGAAACAAAAGACCCTCACGATCATAAAAAACTTGAACATAAAAGCCCCTCTTCATCATCAACAGATCCACAAACACAAAATTCACATCAAACAAATCCGTCAACAAATATCTCATTAAACGGTCAAAAGGACGTATTCACACATTCTAACAATCTGATGACAAATTCAGTACCTGATGCAGGAATAAAAGAAAGTACACCGAAAGTAATACTTCtaggaaatatatttaaaagagGGGTACCAACTTACGTTAAAGCTATAGTTATTTTAATAcccattattttattaattgtgtataag TATTTATCATCTGGATGGAGAAAGGAAAtgaagagaaaaaaaaacatgaaaagggttataaattcaattgtaggaaaaaaacaaatacaaataattataaaatcatctaatcaaaaaaagaatactAAAAAATCTATAAATTCCGTTTATTGGGAAAAATCGCcatcattaaatatatacaagaTTATGCAGGCTGATCCTGtaccatttattaatttattttttttgttgattttttttgtttataaaagaaaagaaaattctTTGGAATGA